The genomic DNA CTCCTGCGCAAGCGTGAGATTCGTGTCCTGGCGTTGGTCGCCTTCGCGCTGTTCGTCATGCGGTCGGGAGCGCGGATCACCCTGTTCCCTCTCTACGGCAACAAGGTCATCGGACTGGACCCGGCTTCGATCGGAACCATCCTCAGTGTGTCGGCCGTCGCCAACCTGTTCGTCGTCAACTTCGTGGGGCGAATGGTCGACAGGGTCGGGAGGAAACCGGTTGCAGTCTGGGGTTTGGTGGCGTCCGCGTTCGCGACGGCGGCATATGGCGCGTTCGGCACGTTCACTTCTCTGATGATCGTTTCCGCGGTGTTCGGGGTCGCCTCGGGTGTAGCTTCGATTCCGCCGCCGACGATGGTCGGTGACCTCGCTCCCGAAGGGCTCGAAGGATCCGCGGTCGGCTTGTACAAGATGGCAGGCGACCTTGGGTTTGTCGTCGGTCCTCTCATGGTTGGGGCGATCGCCGACGCGGGAGCGTTCACCACCGGTTTCGTGGTCAGTGGCGCGATACTTCTCGTTGCCGCCGGTGCGATGCTCACCATCGGAGAGACGGGAAGAAAGCTCGGAAAGGCTTCGTCGTGACGAGACTCGACAAGATCGCCGGGGCGCTGTCGATCGGAAGATTGCAGCGGCACATCTTCCTCTGTGCGCAGCAGGCCACGCCTCGCTGCTCGACCTACGAAGAGAGCGTCGAAGTATGGCGCTTTCTGAAGAAGCGGCTCAAGGATCTCGACCTCGCGAGCGCCCCCGCTCCATGGCGTGGTGACTTGGGCGTCGAACCCGATACTCCCCGAGGCACCGGCACGGTGCTGCGCTCGAAAGTCGACTGTTTTCGCATCTGCGAGCAAGGGCCGATCGCCGTCGTCTACCCGGAGGGGACGTGGTATCGGTCCGTGACGGTCGAGGTGATGGACCGCATCGTCACCGAGCATCTGATCGGGGGAGTTCCTGTGGAGGAGTTCGTGTTTGCGACCGATCGACTGGGAGCGTGACGTGAAGCTGTTGAGAAGCCTTGGTCTTGGATGGCTGGCGTGGCGCCTGCTCGGTCCCGAAATGCCCCCGCGCTACACCGTGCCACAGCGGCACCCCCTGCTCCTGCCGGGCCGGACGGTGTTCGTGGGCGATCGGGAGGTGTTCGTTCGGGAGGCGGGACCGGCCGATGCCCAGGTGCTGGTGTTGCTGCACGGGCTCGGGCTCGATTCGATGCTGGCGTGGTACCGGCTCATCCCGTTACTCGCCGAGCGATTTCGTATTGTGTCCATCGACCTGCATGGCGCCGGCAAGACCGACAAGGGGCGCGACCCCTTCGAGATTGCCGACATGGCGGATCAGGTCGCGGGCGCGTTGGGCGCGCTCGGCATCGACCAGGCAACGGTGGCCGGCTACTCGATGGGTGGTGCCGTCGCTCAGGAACTCGCTCACCGGCATCCACACCTCGTCGAACGGTTGGTGCTCATCGCCACGCTCTCCTATCACCCGCCGGCGTGGCGTTGGGGACGCACGGTCATAGGGCTGGTCGGTCGGGCGCTCGAGCGGGTCAGCAGGGTCGAGGTGTCGTGGGTCTGGTACCGGTATCTGCTGTGGGTCGGTGCCGTCGACCGGATCGGTGAACGTTGGCTGTGGGAGACACGGATGAACCGTGATCCGGAGGTGCAGTACCGTTCGATGTTCGCGCTGTTGCGCTTCGACAGCCGGCGGTGGCTGGCAGGGCTGAACGTTCCCGCGCTGGTGATCATCCCGCAGTCGGACCAGCTGGTACTTCCGGCATGGCAGCGGGAGATGGCGGCA from Actinomycetota bacterium includes the following:
- a CDS encoding alpha/beta hydrolase, producing MRPIDWERDVKLLRSLGLGWLAWRLLGPEMPPRYTVPQRHPLLLPGRTVFVGDREVFVREAGPADAQVLVLLHGLGLDSMLAWYRLIPLLAERFRIVSIDLHGAGKTDKGRDPFEIADMADQVAGALGALGIDQATVAGYSMGGAVAQELAHRHPHLVERLVLIATLSYHPPAWRWGRTVIGLVGRALERVSRVEVSWVWYRYLLWVGAVDRIGERWLWETRMNRDPEVQYRSMFALLRFDSRRWLAGLNVPALVIIPQSDQLVLPAWQREMAALLRDSTVVEVAGARHELPMTHPDQVAEAVEEFR